The proteins below are encoded in one region of Engraulis encrasicolus isolate BLACKSEA-1 chromosome 1, IST_EnEncr_1.0, whole genome shotgun sequence:
- the tomm20b gene encoding mitochondrial import receptor subunit TOM20 homolog B, whose translation MMNSRTGAIAVGVCGALFLGYCIYFDRKRRSDPNFKQKLRERRRKQKVAQDRQGLSRLPDLKDAEAVQKFFLEEIQLGEELLAQGDYEKGVDHLTNAIAVCGQPQQLLQVLQQTLPPPVFQMLLTKLPTISQRIVNAQTSPDDDVE comes from the exons ATGATGAATAGCAGAACGGGCGCTATCGCAGTCGGCGTGTGCGGCGCGCTGTTCCTCGGCTACTGCATCTACTTCGACAGGAAAAGAAGGAGTGACCCCAACTTCAAGCAAAAGCTCCGGGAAC GGAGAAGAAAACAGAAGGTAGCCCAGGACCGACAAGGCCTGTCCAGG ttaCCTGACCTGAAGGATGCCGAGGCCGTGCAGAAGTTCTTCCTGGAGGAGATCCAACTGGGAGAGGAGCTGCTGGCACAGG GTGACTATGAGAAGGGTGTGGACCACCTGACCAATGCCATCGCGGTGTGTGGCCAGCCCCAGCAGCTCCTCCAGGTCCTCCAGCAGACGCTGCCCCCGCCCGTATTCCAGATGCTACTCACCAAGCTACCCACCATCAGCCAG CGCATCGTCAACGCCCAGACCTCTCCTGATGATGACGTGGAGTGA